In Citrus sinensis cultivar Valencia sweet orange chromosome 2, DVS_A1.0, whole genome shotgun sequence, a single genomic region encodes these proteins:
- the LOC102618372 gene encoding lysine-specific demethylase JMJ26 isoform X3, giving the protein MRATALGTQYSIVHGDRLHIYILSLVSDNTITSVRMAATIAKRQGLGRYSDDKMRRIRGTSDISWQRRGVSKVLDRENMKDIAQEKEKERHVLQASSGAKKPRMNQDFGFSDSTRIPKKPRSALNRKVSYENGDEDEVLDKRTSLEVEMSEELDYDAEEIALIRIRERRRSRRLEPDGAMIKTNPHKGRQKIDSANSSSCSSSSTSSGSSDSVLKSNSNNNGRCTARNVKEKELERIKCHQCMKSERKYVVPCGKCRTKVYCIQCIKQWYPKMSELDVAEICPFCCRNCNCSVCLHTSGFIETSKINMTDCEKVEHLRYLMVSLLPFIRQICEEQTQEIEFEASIQRVHSSKVGVSETLCGNDERVYCNHCATSIIDLHRSCPKCSYELCLTCCKEICEGRLSGRAEMKFQYVNRGYGYMQGGDPLPESCLHQTPDVHVEPSVMWSADDNGTISCPPTEMGGCGDCVLELTRILPDRWISDLEKEARDLVLILDNKLTNLRQNRAETGTDMLCKAASREGSDDNLLYCPDSTKIQEDEELFRFQKHWIKGEPVIVRNVLDKVTGLSWEPMVMWRALCENVDSEVSSKMSEVKAIDCLASCEVEISTRQFFKGYTQGRTYDNFWPEMLKLKDWPPSDKFEDLMPRHCDEFISALPFQEYSDPRAGILNLAVKLPSGVLKPDLGPKTYIAYGVAEELGRGDSVTKLHCDMSDAVNILTHTEEVLLTEEQHSAVERLKKEHRAQDLKENLVQDGMDESIEEPNSDNNKEDTDVSEINDSELLPSGIRGEFKMSRDEMQGTAFTCPHSEGTMVESGGALWDIFRRQDVPKLEAYLRKHFKEFRHVYCSPVEQVIHPIHDQCFYLSSEHKKKLKEEFGVEPWTFEQKLGEAVFIPAGCPHQVRNLKSCTKVAVDFVSPENVDECLRLTKEFRLLPKNHRAREDKLEVYLVFIKRKCYVHEISSSFVFILLTHIFF; this is encoded by the exons attacatatatatattctctctCTGGTCTCTGACAATACCATCACGTCTG TGAGAATGGCTGCTACGATCGCAAAGCGACAAGGGCTAGGCCGTTACTCTGATGATAAAATGCGGAGAATCCGAGGAACCTCGGATATATCGTGGCAGAGGAGAGGGGTTTCAAAGGTGTTAGACCGTGAAAATATGAAGGATATAGCCcaggagaaagaaaaggaaagacaTGTTTTGCAGGCATCCTCGGGAGCTAAGAAGCCGAGAATGAATCAAGATTTTGGATTCTCGGATAGTACGAGAATTCCTAAGAAGCCTCGTAGTGCCCTCAACAGGAAAGTTAGTTACGAAAAtggagatgaagatgaagtgtTAGACAAGAGAACAAGTCTGGAAGTTGAAATGTCGGAGGAATTGGATTATGATGCTGAAGAAATTGCTCTGATTAGAATCAGAGAACGTCGGAGATCTAGAAGGCTGGAACCAGACGGTGCAATGATCAAAACAAATCCTCATAAGGGGAGGCAGAAAATTGATTCTGCGAATagttcttcttgttcttcatcatcGACATCTTCTGGCTCTTCTGATTCAGTTCTGAAGagtaatagtaataacaaTGGCAGATGCACTGCAAGAAATGTAAAG GAAAAAGAATTAGAACGCATTAAATGTCACCAGTGTATGAAAAGTGAACGGAAATATGTTGTTCCTTGCGGCAAATGTAGAACCAAAGTGTACTGTATCCAGTGTATCAAGCAATG GTATCCTAAGATGTCAGAATTAGACGTAGCAGAAATATGCCCATTTTGCTGTAGAAATTGCAACTGCAGTGTATGCTTGCACACAAGTGGGTTCATTGAG ACATCAAAGATAAACATGACTGATTGCGAAAAGGTTGAGCATCTACGTTACTTGATGGTGTCGCTCCTCCCTTTTATAAGACAAATATGTGAGGAACAAACTCAGGAAATAGAGTTTGAGGCTAGCATTCAAA GGGTGCATTCTTCAAAGGTTGGTGTATCAGAGACTCTTTGTGGCAATGATGAGCGTGTGTATTG CAACCATTGTGCAACTTCAATTATCGATCTTCATCGGAGCTGCCCTAAGTGTTCCTATGAGCTCTGTCTCACTTGTTGTAAAGAAATTTGTGAAGGAAGGCTTTCAGGCCGTGCTGAAATGAAGTTTCAATACGTCAACAGAGGCTATGGTTACATGCAGGGTGGGGATCCTCTACCAGAATCATGCCTCCATCAAACTCCTGATGTTCATGTTGAGCCATCAGTTATGTGGAGTGCTGATGACAATGGAACTATTTCATGCCCTCCGACTGAAATGGGTGGTTGTGGTGATTGTGTGTTGGAGCTCACGCGTATTCTTCCAGATAGATGGATTTCAGATTTGGAAAAGGAGGCTAGAGATTTAGTGCTGATTTTAgacaataaattaacaaatttgagGCAGAACCGTGCTGAAACAGGCACAGATATGTTATGTAAAGCAGCTTCTAGAGAAGGATCTGATGACAACTTATTGTACTGTCCAGATTCAACAAAAATCCAGGAGGACGAAGAGCTTTTCCGCTTTCAAAAGCACTGGATTAAAGGTGAACCAGTTATTGTTCGCAATGTTCTTGACAAGGTGACTGGTTTGAGTTGGGAGCCAATGGTTATGTGGCGTGCATTGTGTGAAAATGTAGATTCAGAAGTTAGTTCTAAGATGTCAGAAGTGAAGGCTATTGATTGCTTGGCTTCTTGTGAG GTGGAGATCAGTACTCGACAGTTTTTTAAAGGTTATACACAAGGGAGAACATATGATAACTTTTGGCCGGAGATGCTCAAGCTAAAGGACTGGCCTCCATCTGACAAGTTTGAAGATCTTATGCCACGCCATTGTGATGAGTTTATAAGTGCATTGCCATTTCAAGAATACAGTGATCCTAGGGCAGGTATCTTGAACCTTGCGGTTAAGCTTCCATCTGGTGTCTTGAAACCGGACTTGGGTCCTAAAACATATATTGCTTATGGAGTTGCTGAAGAGCTTGGAAGAGGGGACTCTGTAACAAAGCTGCATTGTGACATGTCAGATGCG GTGAACATTTTGACGCATACAGAAGAAGTGTTGTTAACTGAAGAGCAGCACTCTGCAGTTGAAAGATTGAAGAAGGAACATAGAGCACAGGACCTGAAAGAAAATCTTGTACAGGATGGAATGGATGAAAGCATTGAGGAACCCAACAGTGATAATAACAAAGAAGATACGGATGTCTCAGAAATCAATGATTCAGAGCTGCTCCCCTCAGGAATTAGAGGAGAGTTCAAAATGTCCAGAGATGAGATGCAAGGGACTGCATTTACTTGTCCTCATTCGGAAGGGACAATGGTGGAATCAGGTGGTGCTCTGTGGGACATTTTTAGGAGGCAGGATGTTCCCAAGTTAGAGGCATATCTAAGAAAGCACTTCAAAGAATTCAGACACGTCTATTGTTCACCAGTAGAACAG gtCATTCATCCAATTCATGACCagtgtttttatttaagttCAGAGCACAAAAAGAAGTTGAAAGAAGAATTTG GAGTTGAGCCATGGACATTTGAACAAAAACTTGGAGAAGCTGTATTTATTCCGGCAGGATGCCCGCACCAAGTTAGGAATCTCAAG TCGTGTACGAAAGTTGCTGTGGACTTTGTCTCCCCGGAAAATGTTGATGAATGCCTTCGTCTAACCAAGGAGTTCAGACTTCTTCCGAAGAACCACAGAGCCAGAGAAGACAAACTTGAAGTATACCTTGTTTTCATAAAACGAAAATGCTATGTGCATGAGATATCTTCTTCTTTcgtatttattttactaacccacatttttttttaa
- the LOC102618372 gene encoding lysine-specific demethylase JMJ26 isoform X8 gives MGIVRMAATIAKRQGLGRYSDDKMRRIRGTSDISWQRRGVSKVLDRENMKDIAQEKEKERHVLQASSGAKKPRMNQDFGFSDSTRIPKKPRSALNRKVSYENGDEDEVLDKRTSLEVEMSEELDYDAEEIALIRIRERRRSRRLEPDGAMIKTNPHKGRQKIDSANSSSCSSSSTSSGSSDSVLKSNSNNNGRCTARNVKQQEKELERIKCHQCMKSERKYVVPCGKCRTKVYCIQCIKQWYPKMSELDVAEICPFCCRNCNCSVCLHTSGFIETSKINMTDCEKVEHLRYLMVSLLPFIRQICEEQTQEIEFEASIQRVHSSKVGVSETLCGNDERVYCNHCATSIIDLHRSCPKCSYELCLTCCKEICEGRLSGRAEMKFQYVNRGYGYMQGGDPLPESCLHQTPDVHVEPSVMWSADDNGTISCPPTEMGGCGDCVLELTRILPDRWISDLEKEARDLVLILDNKLTNLRQNRAETGTDMLCKAASREGSDDNLLYCPDSTKIQEDEELFRFQKHWIKGEPVIVRNVLDKVTGLSWEPMVMWRALCENVDSEVSSKMSEVKAIDCLASCEVEISTRQFFKGYTQGRTYDNFWPEMLKLKDWPPSDKFEDLMPRHCDEFISALPFQEYSDPRAGILNLAVKLPSGVLKPDLGPKTYIAYGVAEELGRGDSVTKLHCDMSDAVNILTHTEEVLLTEEQHSAVERLKKEHRAQDLKENLVQDGMDESIEEPNSDNNKEDTDVSEINDSELLPSGIRGEFKMSRDEMQGTAFTCPHSEGTMVESGGALWDIFRRQDVPKLEAYLRKHFKEFRHVYCSPVEQVIHPIHDQCFYLSSEHKKKLKEEFGVEPWTFEQKLGEAVFIPAGCPHQVRNLKSCTKVAVDFVSPENVDECLRLTKEFRLLPKNHRAREDKLEVYLVFIKRKCYVHEISSSFVFILLTHIFF, from the exons TGAGAATGGCTGCTACGATCGCAAAGCGACAAGGGCTAGGCCGTTACTCTGATGATAAAATGCGGAGAATCCGAGGAACCTCGGATATATCGTGGCAGAGGAGAGGGGTTTCAAAGGTGTTAGACCGTGAAAATATGAAGGATATAGCCcaggagaaagaaaaggaaagacaTGTTTTGCAGGCATCCTCGGGAGCTAAGAAGCCGAGAATGAATCAAGATTTTGGATTCTCGGATAGTACGAGAATTCCTAAGAAGCCTCGTAGTGCCCTCAACAGGAAAGTTAGTTACGAAAAtggagatgaagatgaagtgtTAGACAAGAGAACAAGTCTGGAAGTTGAAATGTCGGAGGAATTGGATTATGATGCTGAAGAAATTGCTCTGATTAGAATCAGAGAACGTCGGAGATCTAGAAGGCTGGAACCAGACGGTGCAATGATCAAAACAAATCCTCATAAGGGGAGGCAGAAAATTGATTCTGCGAATagttcttcttgttcttcatcatcGACATCTTCTGGCTCTTCTGATTCAGTTCTGAAGagtaatagtaataacaaTGGCAGATGCACTGCAAGAAATGTAAAG CAGCAGGAAAAAGAATTAGAACGCATTAAATGTCACCAGTGTATGAAAAGTGAACGGAAATATGTTGTTCCTTGCGGCAAATGTAGAACCAAAGTGTACTGTATCCAGTGTATCAAGCAATG GTATCCTAAGATGTCAGAATTAGACGTAGCAGAAATATGCCCATTTTGCTGTAGAAATTGCAACTGCAGTGTATGCTTGCACACAAGTGGGTTCATTGAG ACATCAAAGATAAACATGACTGATTGCGAAAAGGTTGAGCATCTACGTTACTTGATGGTGTCGCTCCTCCCTTTTATAAGACAAATATGTGAGGAACAAACTCAGGAAATAGAGTTTGAGGCTAGCATTCAAA GGGTGCATTCTTCAAAGGTTGGTGTATCAGAGACTCTTTGTGGCAATGATGAGCGTGTGTATTG CAACCATTGTGCAACTTCAATTATCGATCTTCATCGGAGCTGCCCTAAGTGTTCCTATGAGCTCTGTCTCACTTGTTGTAAAGAAATTTGTGAAGGAAGGCTTTCAGGCCGTGCTGAAATGAAGTTTCAATACGTCAACAGAGGCTATGGTTACATGCAGGGTGGGGATCCTCTACCAGAATCATGCCTCCATCAAACTCCTGATGTTCATGTTGAGCCATCAGTTATGTGGAGTGCTGATGACAATGGAACTATTTCATGCCCTCCGACTGAAATGGGTGGTTGTGGTGATTGTGTGTTGGAGCTCACGCGTATTCTTCCAGATAGATGGATTTCAGATTTGGAAAAGGAGGCTAGAGATTTAGTGCTGATTTTAgacaataaattaacaaatttgagGCAGAACCGTGCTGAAACAGGCACAGATATGTTATGTAAAGCAGCTTCTAGAGAAGGATCTGATGACAACTTATTGTACTGTCCAGATTCAACAAAAATCCAGGAGGACGAAGAGCTTTTCCGCTTTCAAAAGCACTGGATTAAAGGTGAACCAGTTATTGTTCGCAATGTTCTTGACAAGGTGACTGGTTTGAGTTGGGAGCCAATGGTTATGTGGCGTGCATTGTGTGAAAATGTAGATTCAGAAGTTAGTTCTAAGATGTCAGAAGTGAAGGCTATTGATTGCTTGGCTTCTTGTGAG GTGGAGATCAGTACTCGACAGTTTTTTAAAGGTTATACACAAGGGAGAACATATGATAACTTTTGGCCGGAGATGCTCAAGCTAAAGGACTGGCCTCCATCTGACAAGTTTGAAGATCTTATGCCACGCCATTGTGATGAGTTTATAAGTGCATTGCCATTTCAAGAATACAGTGATCCTAGGGCAGGTATCTTGAACCTTGCGGTTAAGCTTCCATCTGGTGTCTTGAAACCGGACTTGGGTCCTAAAACATATATTGCTTATGGAGTTGCTGAAGAGCTTGGAAGAGGGGACTCTGTAACAAAGCTGCATTGTGACATGTCAGATGCG GTGAACATTTTGACGCATACAGAAGAAGTGTTGTTAACTGAAGAGCAGCACTCTGCAGTTGAAAGATTGAAGAAGGAACATAGAGCACAGGACCTGAAAGAAAATCTTGTACAGGATGGAATGGATGAAAGCATTGAGGAACCCAACAGTGATAATAACAAAGAAGATACGGATGTCTCAGAAATCAATGATTCAGAGCTGCTCCCCTCAGGAATTAGAGGAGAGTTCAAAATGTCCAGAGATGAGATGCAAGGGACTGCATTTACTTGTCCTCATTCGGAAGGGACAATGGTGGAATCAGGTGGTGCTCTGTGGGACATTTTTAGGAGGCAGGATGTTCCCAAGTTAGAGGCATATCTAAGAAAGCACTTCAAAGAATTCAGACACGTCTATTGTTCACCAGTAGAACAG gtCATTCATCCAATTCATGACCagtgtttttatttaagttCAGAGCACAAAAAGAAGTTGAAAGAAGAATTTG GAGTTGAGCCATGGACATTTGAACAAAAACTTGGAGAAGCTGTATTTATTCCGGCAGGATGCCCGCACCAAGTTAGGAATCTCAAG TCGTGTACGAAAGTTGCTGTGGACTTTGTCTCCCCGGAAAATGTTGATGAATGCCTTCGTCTAACCAAGGAGTTCAGACTTCTTCCGAAGAACCACAGAGCCAGAGAAGACAAACTTGAAGTATACCTTGTTTTCATAAAACGAAAATGCTATGTGCATGAGATATCTTCTTCTTTcgtatttattttactaacccacatttttttttaa
- the LOC102618372 gene encoding lysine-specific demethylase JMJ26 isoform X2 codes for MRATALGTQYSIVHGDRLHIYILSLVSDNTITSVRMAATIAKRQGLGRYSDDKMRRIRGTSDISWQRRGVSKVLDRENMKDIAQEKEKERHVLQASSGAKKPRMNQDFGFSDSTRIPKKPRSALNRKVSYENGDEDEVLDKRTSLEVEMSEELDYDAEEIALIRIRERRRSRRLEPDGAMIKTNPHKGRQKIDSANSSSCSSSSTSSGSSDSVLKSNSNNNGRCTARNVKQEKELERIKCHQCMKSERKYVVPCGKCRTKVYCIQCIKQWYPKMSELDVAEICPFCCRNCNCSVCLHTSGFIETSKINMTDCEKVEHLRYLMVSLLPFIRQICEEQTQEIEFEASIQRVHSSKVGVSETLCGNDERVYCNHCATSIIDLHRSCPKCSYELCLTCCKEICEGRLSGRAEMKFQYVNRGYGYMQGGDPLPESCLHQTPDVHVEPSVMWSADDNGTISCPPTEMGGCGDCVLELTRILPDRWISDLEKEARDLVLILDNKLTNLRQNRAETGTDMLCKAASREGSDDNLLYCPDSTKIQEDEELFRFQKHWIKGEPVIVRNVLDKVTGLSWEPMVMWRALCENVDSEVSSKMSEVKAIDCLASCEVEISTRQFFKGYTQGRTYDNFWPEMLKLKDWPPSDKFEDLMPRHCDEFISALPFQEYSDPRAGILNLAVKLPSGVLKPDLGPKTYIAYGVAEELGRGDSVTKLHCDMSDAVNILTHTEEVLLTEEQHSAVERLKKEHRAQDLKENLVQDGMDESIEEPNSDNNKEDTDVSEINDSELLPSGIRGEFKMSRDEMQGTAFTCPHSEGTMVESGGALWDIFRRQDVPKLEAYLRKHFKEFRHVYCSPVEQVIHPIHDQCFYLSSEHKKKLKEEFGVEPWTFEQKLGEAVFIPAGCPHQVRNLKSCTKVAVDFVSPENVDECLRLTKEFRLLPKNHRAREDKLEVYLVFIKRKCYVHEISSSFVFILLTHIFF; via the exons attacatatatatattctctctCTGGTCTCTGACAATACCATCACGTCTG TGAGAATGGCTGCTACGATCGCAAAGCGACAAGGGCTAGGCCGTTACTCTGATGATAAAATGCGGAGAATCCGAGGAACCTCGGATATATCGTGGCAGAGGAGAGGGGTTTCAAAGGTGTTAGACCGTGAAAATATGAAGGATATAGCCcaggagaaagaaaaggaaagacaTGTTTTGCAGGCATCCTCGGGAGCTAAGAAGCCGAGAATGAATCAAGATTTTGGATTCTCGGATAGTACGAGAATTCCTAAGAAGCCTCGTAGTGCCCTCAACAGGAAAGTTAGTTACGAAAAtggagatgaagatgaagtgtTAGACAAGAGAACAAGTCTGGAAGTTGAAATGTCGGAGGAATTGGATTATGATGCTGAAGAAATTGCTCTGATTAGAATCAGAGAACGTCGGAGATCTAGAAGGCTGGAACCAGACGGTGCAATGATCAAAACAAATCCTCATAAGGGGAGGCAGAAAATTGATTCTGCGAATagttcttcttgttcttcatcatcGACATCTTCTGGCTCTTCTGATTCAGTTCTGAAGagtaatagtaataacaaTGGCAGATGCACTGCAAGAAATGTAAAG CAGGAAAAAGAATTAGAACGCATTAAATGTCACCAGTGTATGAAAAGTGAACGGAAATATGTTGTTCCTTGCGGCAAATGTAGAACCAAAGTGTACTGTATCCAGTGTATCAAGCAATG GTATCCTAAGATGTCAGAATTAGACGTAGCAGAAATATGCCCATTTTGCTGTAGAAATTGCAACTGCAGTGTATGCTTGCACACAAGTGGGTTCATTGAG ACATCAAAGATAAACATGACTGATTGCGAAAAGGTTGAGCATCTACGTTACTTGATGGTGTCGCTCCTCCCTTTTATAAGACAAATATGTGAGGAACAAACTCAGGAAATAGAGTTTGAGGCTAGCATTCAAA GGGTGCATTCTTCAAAGGTTGGTGTATCAGAGACTCTTTGTGGCAATGATGAGCGTGTGTATTG CAACCATTGTGCAACTTCAATTATCGATCTTCATCGGAGCTGCCCTAAGTGTTCCTATGAGCTCTGTCTCACTTGTTGTAAAGAAATTTGTGAAGGAAGGCTTTCAGGCCGTGCTGAAATGAAGTTTCAATACGTCAACAGAGGCTATGGTTACATGCAGGGTGGGGATCCTCTACCAGAATCATGCCTCCATCAAACTCCTGATGTTCATGTTGAGCCATCAGTTATGTGGAGTGCTGATGACAATGGAACTATTTCATGCCCTCCGACTGAAATGGGTGGTTGTGGTGATTGTGTGTTGGAGCTCACGCGTATTCTTCCAGATAGATGGATTTCAGATTTGGAAAAGGAGGCTAGAGATTTAGTGCTGATTTTAgacaataaattaacaaatttgagGCAGAACCGTGCTGAAACAGGCACAGATATGTTATGTAAAGCAGCTTCTAGAGAAGGATCTGATGACAACTTATTGTACTGTCCAGATTCAACAAAAATCCAGGAGGACGAAGAGCTTTTCCGCTTTCAAAAGCACTGGATTAAAGGTGAACCAGTTATTGTTCGCAATGTTCTTGACAAGGTGACTGGTTTGAGTTGGGAGCCAATGGTTATGTGGCGTGCATTGTGTGAAAATGTAGATTCAGAAGTTAGTTCTAAGATGTCAGAAGTGAAGGCTATTGATTGCTTGGCTTCTTGTGAG GTGGAGATCAGTACTCGACAGTTTTTTAAAGGTTATACACAAGGGAGAACATATGATAACTTTTGGCCGGAGATGCTCAAGCTAAAGGACTGGCCTCCATCTGACAAGTTTGAAGATCTTATGCCACGCCATTGTGATGAGTTTATAAGTGCATTGCCATTTCAAGAATACAGTGATCCTAGGGCAGGTATCTTGAACCTTGCGGTTAAGCTTCCATCTGGTGTCTTGAAACCGGACTTGGGTCCTAAAACATATATTGCTTATGGAGTTGCTGAAGAGCTTGGAAGAGGGGACTCTGTAACAAAGCTGCATTGTGACATGTCAGATGCG GTGAACATTTTGACGCATACAGAAGAAGTGTTGTTAACTGAAGAGCAGCACTCTGCAGTTGAAAGATTGAAGAAGGAACATAGAGCACAGGACCTGAAAGAAAATCTTGTACAGGATGGAATGGATGAAAGCATTGAGGAACCCAACAGTGATAATAACAAAGAAGATACGGATGTCTCAGAAATCAATGATTCAGAGCTGCTCCCCTCAGGAATTAGAGGAGAGTTCAAAATGTCCAGAGATGAGATGCAAGGGACTGCATTTACTTGTCCTCATTCGGAAGGGACAATGGTGGAATCAGGTGGTGCTCTGTGGGACATTTTTAGGAGGCAGGATGTTCCCAAGTTAGAGGCATATCTAAGAAAGCACTTCAAAGAATTCAGACACGTCTATTGTTCACCAGTAGAACAG gtCATTCATCCAATTCATGACCagtgtttttatttaagttCAGAGCACAAAAAGAAGTTGAAAGAAGAATTTG GAGTTGAGCCATGGACATTTGAACAAAAACTTGGAGAAGCTGTATTTATTCCGGCAGGATGCCCGCACCAAGTTAGGAATCTCAAG TCGTGTACGAAAGTTGCTGTGGACTTTGTCTCCCCGGAAAATGTTGATGAATGCCTTCGTCTAACCAAGGAGTTCAGACTTCTTCCGAAGAACCACAGAGCCAGAGAAGACAAACTTGAAGTATACCTTGTTTTCATAAAACGAAAATGCTATGTGCATGAGATATCTTCTTCTTTcgtatttattttactaacccacatttttttttaa